In the genome of Spirochaetia bacterium, one region contains:
- a CDS encoding chitobiase/beta-hexosaminidase C-terminal domain-containing protein: MPATSNPLSLLVKTTAPVIIAVPVGDGSEHLISMATTADDATIYYTTDGSAPNRHSKEYDPMTDIMVSGSTTIRAMATALGHSDSAVAAITIGK; the protein is encoded by the coding sequence TTGCCGGCTACAAGCAATCCATTGTCATTGCTTGTCAAAACAACAGCTCCTGTTATTATTGCAGTACCGGTAGGAGACGGTTCAGAACATCTGATCAGCATGGCAACAACGGCTGATGACGCAACCATCTACTACACGACCGATGGATCTGCACCGAATAGACATTCAAAGGAATATGATCCAATGACAGACATCATGGTCAGTGGCTCAACCACCATCAGAGCAATGGCTACAGCATTAGGACATAGTGATTCTGCCGTAGCTGCCATTACTATTGGAAAATAA
- the hcp gene encoding hydroxylamine reductase, translating to MGMFCYQCQETAGGHGCKVRGVCGKTEEVAKLQDLLIYTLKGIADMVVKGNLKVDLLDTLNHEVLNSLFVTITNTNFDPDAIEAQIRKMLGLRDNLHISVSLEGLHDAATFTVATRQDMLAKATVCGILATQDEDIRSLREMITYGLKGLAAYAEHAENLGKEDDSLYAFVYKALEATLDDTLSADDLVALTLETGTYGVKGMALLDEANTSAFGNPQITAVDIGVRKNPAILISGHDLADLQQLLEQTEGTGVDVYTHGEMLPAHYYPAFKKYDNFAGNYGNAWWKQTTEFETFHGPILFTTNCIVPPKSEEVRNRIFTTGSSGFPGCSHIVPDTSGKKDFSEIIALAKTLPAPEEIEHGTIVGGFAHDQVFALADKIVDAVKSGAIKKFIVMAGCDGRMKSREYYTTFAEKLPHDTVILTAGCAKYRYNKLNLGDIRGIPRVLDAGQCNDSYSLVVIALKLKEIFGLDDVNELPIAYNIAWYEQKAVIVLLALLSLGIKHIHLGPTLPGFLSPNVVKVLVEKFGISGIGSADDDIALMTE from the coding sequence ATGGGAATGTTTTGTTATCAGTGTCAGGAAACAGCTGGGGGACATGGCTGCAAGGTCAGGGGTGTCTGCGGAAAAACCGAGGAAGTTGCAAAACTGCAGGATCTGTTGATTTATACTTTGAAAGGAATTGCAGATATGGTTGTCAAGGGAAATCTGAAGGTTGATCTTCTTGATACGCTTAACCATGAAGTGCTTAACAGTCTGTTTGTGACAATTACCAACACGAATTTTGATCCTGATGCAATTGAGGCGCAGATCAGGAAAATGTTGGGATTAAGGGACAATCTGCATATATCTGTTTCTCTTGAGGGCTTGCATGATGCTGCTACATTTACCGTTGCCACACGTCAGGATATGCTTGCAAAAGCGACTGTCTGTGGTATTCTTGCAACCCAAGATGAAGATATCCGTTCTCTCCGTGAGATGATTACGTATGGTCTCAAAGGTTTGGCTGCATATGCAGAACATGCAGAAAACCTTGGTAAGGAAGATGATTCTTTATATGCATTTGTTTACAAGGCACTTGAAGCTACGCTTGACGATACGCTTTCTGCAGATGACTTGGTTGCTCTGACTCTTGAGACCGGCACATATGGTGTCAAAGGTATGGCATTGCTTGATGAAGCAAATACATCTGCTTTTGGTAACCCGCAGATAACGGCAGTTGATATCGGGGTAAGAAAAAACCCTGCAATTCTTATTTCAGGACATGATTTGGCAGATCTTCAGCAACTTTTGGAACAGACAGAGGGGACAGGTGTCGATGTATACACGCATGGAGAAATGCTCCCGGCCCATTACTATCCGGCATTCAAGAAATACGATAATTTTGCAGGTAACTATGGCAATGCCTGGTGGAAACAGACTACAGAGTTTGAAACATTCCATGGACCGATTCTTTTTACTACGAACTGTATCGTACCACCGAAAAGTGAAGAAGTCCGCAACCGGATTTTTACCACAGGTTCTTCTGGTTTTCCTGGTTGCTCACATATAGTACCGGATACCAGCGGCAAAAAGGATTTTTCTGAGATCATTGCACTTGCAAAGACACTTCCTGCGCCGGAAGAAATAGAACATGGTACTATTGTCGGTGGTTTTGCACATGATCAGGTCTTTGCTTTGGCAGATAAAATTGTCGATGCGGTAAAATCCGGAGCAATCAAGAAGTTTATCGTCATGGCGGGCTGTGACGGACGGATGAAATCCCGAGAATACTATACAACATTTGCAGAGAAACTGCCTCATGATACCGTTATCCTTACTGCCGGATGTGCAAAGTATCGATACAACAAGCTGAATCTCGGAGATATCAGAGGTATCCCGCGGGTTTTGGATGCAGGGCAATGCAACGATTCCTATTCGTTGGTTGTCATTGCTCTCAAGCTAAAGGAAATCTTTGGACTTGACGATGTGAACGAACTGCCGATTGCGTACAATATTGCATGGTATGAGCAGAAGGCTGTCATCGTGTTGCTTGCCTTGCTGTCCCTTGGTATAAAGCATATTCATCTTGGTCCGACTCTTCCTGGTTTCCTGTCGCCGAATGTGGTAAAAGTGCTTGTTGAAAAATTCGGTATTTCAGGTATCGGTTCTGCCGATGATGATATTGCACTGATGACAGAATAG
- the lspA gene encoding signal peptidase II encodes MKNVKKFFPLLLSFGILLMDQLSKNWIVAHIPEDTVGYSLFGDFLRIVHVTNNAVAFSLGSSLSQNIRSVLFILVPILVLCFILYLMYGKDSEVTPYQRWLLAAFLGGGMGNLWDRLFRGFQVVDFMENRVYGLFGLEFWPVWNLADATLVISGCLLLLSMLAKSLHSRSKNSKNEH; translated from the coding sequence ATGAAGAATGTGAAGAAGTTTTTTCCTTTGTTGCTTTCTTTTGGTATTTTGCTGATGGATCAGCTTTCAAAGAATTGGATTGTAGCCCATATTCCCGAAGACACTGTCGGCTATTCCCTATTCGGTGATTTTCTGAGGATCGTGCATGTAACCAACAATGCCGTTGCTTTCAGCTTGGGCAGTTCGCTTTCCCAGAATATCAGGTCCGTCCTTTTTATCCTTGTTCCGATTCTTGTACTGTGTTTTATCCTGTACCTGATGTATGGCAAGGACAGTGAAGTGACGCCCTACCAAAGATGGTTGCTTGCAGCTTTCCTTGGGGGAGGTATGGGAAACTTATGGGATAGGCTCTTCAGGGGGTTCCAAGTCGTAGATTTCATGGAAAATCGGGTGTATGGCCTTTTTGGCCTGGAATTCTGGCCTGTCTGGAACCTTGCTGATGCTACCCTGGTAATAAGCGGTTGTCTCCTGTTGCTCAGCATGTTGGCAAAAAGTCTCCATAGCAGGAGCAAGAACAGTAAAAACGAGCACTGA
- a CDS encoding NYN domain-containing protein: protein MKTDKRFAVLIDSDNIASKYITIILDEISKEGIATYKRIYGDWTSPNSGQWKKALLEYSVIPVQQYSYTQGKNSTDSAMIIDAMDILYSGKVDGFCLVSSDSDFTRLAARLREAGMAVLGMGERKTPKPFIAACNQFKYLDMLWKTAQEEDKQNERIKQSDASDVTSNETKGQKDMQASAISTEQKPIIAAIRTIINESSDDDGWLNAAQLGSILVKRYPDFDVRNYGFSKMTAFLASLDTVEIKKVAQRDNGVVVYVKNAKKIHRKNSDKRSPATIFS, encoded by the coding sequence TTGAAAACAGATAAAAGATTCGCAGTACTTATTGATTCCGACAATATTGCCTCAAAATACATAACCATCATCCTTGATGAAATAAGCAAGGAAGGAATTGCAACCTACAAAAGGATTTATGGAGACTGGACCAGTCCGAACTCAGGACAATGGAAAAAAGCCTTGCTTGAGTATTCCGTCATTCCTGTTCAACAATATAGCTATACACAAGGCAAGAATTCGACTGACAGCGCCATGATTATAGATGCCATGGATATCCTTTACTCAGGGAAAGTAGATGGTTTCTGTCTCGTTTCCAGTGACAGCGATTTTACCAGGCTTGCCGCACGGCTCAGAGAAGCGGGAATGGCTGTCTTGGGAATGGGAGAAAGGAAGACACCGAAACCTTTCATTGCTGCTTGCAACCAATTCAAATACCTCGACATGCTTTGGAAAACAGCTCAGGAAGAAGACAAGCAAAATGAAAGAATCAAGCAAAGTGACGCTTCCGATGTTACCAGCAACGAGACAAAGGGACAAAAAGACATGCAGGCTTCTGCCATTTCAACAGAGCAAAAGCCTATAATTGCCGCCATCAGGACCATCATCAATGAAAGTTCAGATGACGACGGCTGGCTAAATGCTGCCCAACTCGGCTCCATCTTGGTAAAGCGTTACCCTGACTTTGATGTCAGGAACTATGGTTTTTCAAAGATGACCGCATTTCTTGCTTCATTGGATACTGTTGAAATCAAAAAAGTTGCCCAAAGGGACAATGGCGTTGTTGTTTACGTAAAAAATGCAAAGAAAATCCATAGGAAAAATTCAGATAAAAGGTCTCCCGCTACCATTTTTTCATAA
- a CDS encoding MBL fold metallo-hydrolase produces MSDWFTIDHIDDDTHIISEYRHWEETHCYLLIGKERALLLDTGLGICNIHDEVIKLTEKPITAVATHIHWDHIGGHKYFPDFYAHEDELNWLAGEFPLTMEQIKGMVIDRCNLPEGYDINSYEFFQGRPTRVLKDNDIIDIGGRSVQVLHTPGHSPGHMCFYERKRGYLFTGDLVYKDTLFAYYPSTDPQAYLKSIERIAALPVKRVFPAHHSLDIHPEILLRMRDAFRQLQTEGKLHHGSGVFKYKDFGIWI; encoded by the coding sequence ATGAGCGATTGGTTTACAATAGACCATATAGATGATGATACCCATATCATCAGTGAATACCGTCATTGGGAAGAAACACATTGCTATCTGCTTATTGGAAAAGAAAGAGCTCTCCTGCTTGACACAGGACTGGGCATATGCAATATCCATGATGAGGTAATCAAGCTCACGGAGAAGCCGATCACTGCTGTGGCAACACATATCCATTGGGACCATATCGGCGGTCATAAATACTTTCCCGATTTCTATGCCCATGAAGACGAATTGAATTGGCTAGCAGGAGAATTTCCACTGACCATGGAGCAAATCAAAGGTATGGTAATTGACCGCTGCAACCTCCCTGAAGGATACGATATCAACAGCTATGAATTTTTCCAAGGCAGGCCAACAAGGGTACTGAAGGACAATGATATCATAGATATCGGAGGCCGTAGCGTACAGGTATTGCATACGCCTGGACATTCTCCTGGGCATATGTGCTTTTATGAAAGGAAACGTGGATATCTTTTTACCGGAGATTTGGTTTACAAAGATACTTTATTTGCCTATTATCCTTCAACCGATCCCCAGGCATATCTGAAGTCAATTGAGCGGATTGCAGCACTCCCTGTCAAAAGAGTCTTTCCTGCACACCATAGCCTGGATATCCATCCTGAAATCCTTCTTAGGATGAGGGACGCATTCAGACAACTGCAGACGGAAGGCAAACTGCACCATGGCAGCGGAGTTTTCAAGTATAAGGATTTCGGTATCTGGATTTAA
- a CDS encoding alpha/beta hydrolase → MDEIKLPNSQKRLIEMIRKVPTGTDLSKLDQKALDVLNDAALPNRRCLRHTLSKHTGHVSKKTFIIPVDGAAITGYLFEKESTAESDGLSPLIIFYHGGGWIWGNMELYAYVCARIVNATGARILSVDYRLAPKYKFPIPLDDCYSSLLWAAKGAKYWRTDPDRIFVMGDCAGGNLAAAVCRKARDKKGPHIAGQILLYPITDGRMRTASYEKYATTPTLTSKEVSFYISNYMVEPKDIMNAAFSPLLAKDQSRLPQALIIGAEIDPLHDDGMLYADALASADTPVQYLEVKGSLHGFITIPEAKGNEETECAIQQFVYGRSVGTIVLTTKKQMERDKKQHLKEQKQKDGLHGDITIIK, encoded by the coding sequence ATGGATGAGATTAAGCTTCCAAATAGCCAGAAACGGCTCATAGAAATGATCAGAAAGGTACCGACCGGTACCGATTTGTCAAAACTTGACCAGAAGGCTTTGGATGTATTGAATGATGCAGCACTTCCCAACAGACGGTGTTTGCGGCATACCTTGTCAAAACATACAGGACACGTCAGCAAGAAAACCTTCATCATACCGGTTGACGGAGCTGCTATCACAGGATATCTCTTTGAAAAGGAAAGTACTGCTGAATCAGACGGTCTTTCTCCACTCATCATCTTCTATCACGGAGGTGGCTGGATCTGGGGCAACATGGAACTATATGCCTATGTCTGTGCCAGAATCGTCAATGCCACAGGAGCAAGGATACTTTCCGTCGATTATCGTCTGGCACCGAAATATAAATTCCCTATTCCTCTTGATGACTGCTACAGCAGCCTGCTTTGGGCTGCAAAAGGTGCCAAGTATTGGCGAACCGATCCTGACAGGATATTCGTAATGGGTGATTGTGCAGGAGGTAACCTTGCCGCAGCAGTCTGCAGGAAAGCAAGGGATAAGAAAGGCCCTCATATTGCAGGACAGATTCTGCTCTATCCGATAACAGATGGCAGGATGAGGACCGCCAGTTATGAAAAATATGCAACAACCCCGACCCTTACTTCCAAGGAAGTAAGTTTCTATATAAGCAACTACATGGTCGAGCCCAAGGATATAATGAATGCGGCATTTTCCCCATTGCTTGCAAAAGACCAATCAAGGCTTCCTCAAGCTCTCATCATAGGAGCAGAGATTGATCCATTGCATGATGACGGTATGCTCTATGCCGATGCCCTGGCAAGTGCAGATACTCCTGTGCAGTATCTTGAAGTCAAAGGTTCACTACACGGATTCATTACCATACCAGAAGCAAAAGGAAATGAAGAAACAGAATGTGCAATACAGCAGTTCGTCTACGGCAGAAGTGTAGGAACTATTGTCCTTACCACAAAAAAACAAATGGAAAGAGACAAAAAGCAACATCTGAAGGAACAGAAGCAAAAAGATGGCTTGCATGGTGATATCACTATCATCAAGTAG
- a CDS encoding TetR/AcrR family transcriptional regulator, with translation MIRTRARNDEEKAEKAQLLTNAAAKLLKTKSYYELTTLDVTNEAGVSNGTLFVYFKTKEALFLHVLVQEHIKRQNDYYNMLKLIKITDFPMFKKVILTEMEDAFRTRPVLAKLDPLRTTVLEHNVDPQELITQRESVQTYVNRTAKAFTENFPLVTMDDMFGIFQAISALSIGFLTILEQPKSIAPQIDDHHLPFFKHNYIDQAVECMSIFLDGLKARKESEKSTAKS, from the coding sequence ATGATCAGAACAAGAGCAAGAAACGACGAAGAAAAAGCAGAAAAAGCACAGTTGCTTACGAATGCTGCTGCAAAATTATTAAAGACAAAAAGCTACTACGAGCTTACAACTTTGGATGTCACGAACGAGGCAGGAGTATCCAACGGGACGCTCTTTGTATATTTCAAGACAAAGGAAGCCCTGTTCCTCCATGTATTGGTCCAGGAACATATAAAACGCCAGAATGACTATTATAATATGCTGAAACTAATCAAGATTACAGATTTCCCCATGTTCAAGAAAGTCATTCTGACAGAAATGGAAGATGCCTTCAGAACGCGACCGGTATTGGCGAAGTTGGATCCTTTACGTACCACTGTATTGGAACATAATGTGGACCCACAGGAACTGATAACCCAAAGGGAGTCTGTACAGACCTATGTAAACCGGACGGCAAAAGCCTTTACGGAAAATTTTCCGCTTGTCACAATGGATGATATGTTTGGTATATTTCAGGCTATTTCAGCTCTCAGTATTGGTTTCTTGACTATATTGGAACAACCCAAAAGCATTGCCCCTCAGATAGATGACCATCATCTGCCCTTTTTCAAACACAATTACATTGATCAAGCTGTTGAGTGCATGAGTATTTTCCTAGATGGACTGAAGGCCAGAAAGGAAAGTGAAAAATCTACAGCAAAGAGTTGA
- a CDS encoding Crp/Fnr family transcriptional regulator — translation MDFFSAYRPILMSCELFKGIQEKELRMLLQCLDTVSVRFEKNTTVLLCGKHIEQFGLVLSGQVQIFQEDYYGNKSILAQFDTGNIFAESFAFAGIPEIPVTAWATEESIILFINSSRLLSSCRHACTFHTKLIQNMMTIIARKNILLTQKIECTSKKTIKAKLLAYLSLQAQIAKGNHFRIPFNRQELADFLAVDRSAMSAVLSKMADDGTIRFHKNEFELLEQS, via the coding sequence ATGGATTTTTTTTCTGCATACAGACCTATCCTGATGTCCTGCGAGCTTTTCAAGGGAATACAGGAAAAAGAATTAAGGATGCTACTACAATGTCTGGACACAGTTTCAGTCCGCTTTGAAAAAAATACCACAGTACTGCTCTGCGGCAAACACATCGAACAGTTCGGCCTGGTACTCTCGGGACAGGTACAGATCTTTCAGGAAGATTACTATGGCAACAAAAGCATCCTGGCACAATTCGATACAGGAAATATCTTTGCTGAATCATTTGCATTTGCCGGAATTCCAGAGATCCCTGTAACAGCTTGGGCAACAGAAGAAAGTATTATTCTTTTCATCAACAGCAGCCGACTGCTGTCATCCTGCAGGCATGCCTGTACTTTTCATACCAAGTTGATTCAGAACATGATGACAATCATCGCAAGAAAAAACATCCTGTTGACGCAAAAAATTGAATGTACTTCAAAAAAGACAATCAAAGCCAAGCTCTTAGCATATCTTTCGCTCCAAGCACAGATTGCAAAAGGCAACCACTTCCGTATTCCTTTCAACCGCCAGGAACTTGCTGATTTTCTGGCAGTTGACCGCAGTGCCATGTCTGCGGTTCTTTCAAAAATGGCAGATGACGGTACTATAAGATTCCATAAAAACGAATTTGAACTCCTGGAACAATCCTAA
- a CDS encoding 4Fe-4S binding protein, whose translation MLRKIISIDEEKCTGCGLCAAACHEGAIGMVHGKARLLRDDYCDGLGDCLPACPAGAISFETREAASYDADAVREHKQQGSAVESLACGCPGTQSKTIRHLPATESLPAKYASGSCSQLSQWPVQIKLAPVHAPYFRNANLLVAADCTAYAYGNFHDKFIRNRITLIGCPKLDEGDYTEKLTQIIAGNEIKSVMVVRMEVPCCGGIEAAVKKALQASGKFIPWQVVTISTEGDILE comes from the coding sequence ATGCTACGTAAAATTATCAGTATTGATGAAGAAAAATGTACTGGTTGCGGACTTTGTGCTGCGGCATGCCATGAAGGTGCCATAGGTATGGTACATGGCAAAGCAAGACTTTTGAGAGATGATTACTGTGATGGGTTGGGAGATTGCCTGCCGGCTTGTCCTGCCGGTGCAATCAGTTTCGAAACAAGAGAAGCTGCATCATATGATGCAGATGCCGTACGGGAACATAAACAGCAGGGATCTGCCGTGGAGTCTCTTGCCTGTGGTTGTCCTGGAACACAGTCGAAGACAATCCGGCATCTGCCGGCAACCGAATCTTTACCTGCCAAGTATGCATCAGGATCTTGTAGTCAACTTTCCCAATGGCCGGTGCAAATCAAATTGGCTCCGGTACATGCTCCGTATTTCAGAAATGCAAATTTGCTTGTTGCTGCAGATTGTACGGCATATGCATATGGCAATTTTCATGACAAATTTATCAGGAACAGGATAACGCTTATAGGTTGTCCGAAACTTGATGAGGGTGATTATACAGAAAAGCTGACACAGATCATTGCAGGCAATGAAATCAAAAGCGTTATGGTTGTACGTATGGAAGTTCCTTGCTGCGGTGGTATTGAAGCTGCTGTAAAGAAAGCGCTTCAGGCAAGTGGAAAATTTATTCCATGGCAAGTAGTTACCATATCAACGGAAGGTGACATCCTGGAATAA
- a CDS encoding leader peptide processing enzyme: MTKKTNTVIFIIVATLVNMLLMLVLGIGAFILFIKIFGTDSNRVLVGMLVALVIGIGGSMFIYSKGIKWVSNKWHLDEKLSPLFSSRHHHPSSGR, encoded by the coding sequence ATGACTAAAAAGACAAATACGGTGATTTTCATCATAGTGGCGACGCTTGTCAACATGTTGCTCATGCTAGTCTTGGGCATTGGAGCTTTTATCCTTTTCATCAAGATCTTCGGAACGGATAGCAATAGGGTACTTGTTGGCATGCTTGTCGCTCTGGTCATCGGTATAGGCGGGAGCATGTTCATCTACTCGAAAGGCATCAAGTGGGTGAGTAACAAATGGCACTTGGATGAAAAACTGTCTCCTCTTTTTTCTTCAAGACACCATCATCCATCATCGGGAAGGTAG